The Altererythrobacter sp. ZODW24 genome window below encodes:
- the lon gene encoding endopeptidase La, whose product MKLFPLLPLRDIVVFPGMVVPLFVGRDKSVAALEAAMEGDKDIFLLAQLDPGCDDPERDDLYDVGVVAQVLQLLKLPDGTVRVLVEGTARANLETLRVEGREEGGFVVAQVDMPEDETAAGSEVTAMMRTVVDQFGEYAKLNKKLGDDAVADLGDMDDAGQLADAIAASISTKVSDKQALLSESDPLKRLEMVYSFMEGELSVLQVERKIRGRVKRQMEKTQKDYYLNEQMKAIQSELGDGEDGDELGELQKNIDKLKMSKEAKEKANSELKKLKGMQPMSAEATVVRNYLDVLLGLPWGKKSKVKKDIAEAQAVLDEDHYGLEKVKDRIIEYLAVQARTNKLKGPILCLVGPPGVGKTSLGKSIARATGREFVRQSLGGVRDEAEIRGHRRTYIGSLPGKIVTNLKKAGKSNPLFLLDEIDKLGQDFRGDPASALLEVLDPEQNSKFQDHYLELDLDLSDIMFVTTANSLNLPQALLDRMEIIRLEGYTEDEKVEIAKRHLIAKQVEAHGLTEGEFELTDDGLRDLIRYYTREAGVRTLEREIARLARKVLRKILEKEATGITITPDNLGDFAGVRKFKHGMSEDTAEVGLVTGLAWTEVGGELLSIESVTTPGKGEIKTTGKLGDVMNESIAAAFSFVKARAPAYGIKPSIFQRKNIHIHLPEGAVPKDGPSAGVGMVTSIISTLSGIAVRPDVAMTGEVTLRGRVLPIGGLKEKLLAARRGGIKTVLIPEENVKDLAEIADNVTAGLEIVPVSHVDQVLERALTSPPVAIEWTEADDLASQPAPASTQGGVAPTAH is encoded by the coding sequence ATGAAACTCTTCCCTCTCCTTCCCTTGCGCGACATCGTTGTGTTTCCCGGCATGGTTGTCCCGCTTTTTGTAGGGCGTGATAAATCCGTGGCGGCGCTAGAGGCGGCGATGGAAGGCGATAAGGACATCTTCCTGCTCGCTCAGCTTGATCCGGGCTGCGATGATCCGGAGCGTGACGATCTGTATGATGTGGGCGTGGTCGCACAGGTGCTGCAGCTGCTGAAATTGCCGGACGGCACGGTCCGTGTGCTGGTCGAAGGCACGGCGCGCGCCAACCTAGAAACGCTTCGGGTAGAGGGGCGCGAAGAAGGTGGGTTTGTCGTTGCGCAGGTCGACATGCCGGAAGATGAAACTGCTGCTGGTAGTGAAGTCACCGCAATGATGCGCACGGTTGTCGATCAGTTTGGTGAATATGCGAAGCTCAACAAGAAGCTCGGCGATGACGCCGTTGCCGACCTTGGCGATATGGATGATGCGGGTCAGCTAGCCGACGCTATTGCCGCATCAATCAGCACCAAGGTTTCCGATAAGCAGGCGCTTCTGTCCGAAAGCGATCCGCTCAAGCGGCTCGAGATGGTTTACTCCTTCATGGAGGGTGAGCTGTCCGTCCTGCAGGTCGAGCGTAAGATCCGCGGCCGCGTGAAGCGCCAGATGGAAAAGACGCAGAAGGATTATTACCTCAACGAACAGATGAAGGCGATCCAGTCCGAGCTCGGCGACGGCGAAGATGGCGACGAGTTGGGCGAACTTCAGAAGAATATCGACAAGCTCAAAATGTCGAAGGAAGCCAAGGAAAAGGCGAACTCCGAACTGAAGAAGCTCAAGGGCATGCAGCCGATGAGCGCCGAGGCCACTGTTGTCCGCAACTACCTCGATGTCTTGCTTGGCTTGCCGTGGGGCAAGAAGAGCAAGGTGAAGAAGGACATTGCCGAGGCGCAGGCGGTGCTCGACGAGGATCATTACGGGCTGGAGAAGGTCAAGGACCGGATTATCGAATATCTTGCCGTGCAAGCGCGCACCAACAAGTTGAAGGGTCCGATCCTCTGCCTCGTTGGTCCTCCCGGCGTCGGCAAGACCAGCCTTGGTAAATCGATCGCGCGTGCCACGGGCCGCGAATTCGTGCGCCAGTCACTTGGCGGCGTGCGGGACGAAGCGGAAATTCGCGGTCACCGGCGGACCTATATCGGTTCGCTGCCGGGCAAGATCGTCACCAATCTGAAGAAAGCCGGGAAGAGCAATCCGTTGTTCCTGCTCGACGAGATTGACAAGCTGGGTCAAGATTTCCGCGGTGATCCCGCTTCGGCGTTGCTTGAGGTGCTGGACCCGGAACAGAACTCGAAGTTTCAGGACCATTATCTGGAGCTAGACCTCGACCTGTCGGACATCATGTTTGTCACGACAGCGAACAGTCTGAATTTGCCGCAAGCGCTGCTCGACCGGATGGAGATCATCCGCCTTGAAGGTTATACCGAAGACGAAAAGGTGGAGATCGCCAAGCGGCATTTGATTGCCAAGCAGGTCGAGGCTCACGGGCTGACCGAAGGTGAGTTCGAGCTGACCGACGACGGCCTCCGAGACCTTATCCGCTACTACACACGTGAAGCGGGCGTCCGCACTCTGGAGCGTGAAATCGCACGGCTGGCCCGCAAGGTACTCCGCAAAATCCTCGAGAAGGAAGCGACTGGCATAACGATTACGCCAGACAACCTCGGGGACTTCGCAGGTGTGCGTAAATTCAAGCACGGCATGAGCGAAGACACAGCCGAGGTCGGCCTTGTGACCGGCCTTGCATGGACCGAGGTCGGCGGTGAGCTGCTTTCAATTGAGAGCGTTACTACGCCAGGCAAAGGTGAGATCAAAACAACCGGCAAGCTCGGCGATGTCATGAATGAAAGCATCGCTGCGGCCTTCAGTTTCGTGAAGGCGAGGGCGCCCGCATACGGGATCAAACCATCGATCTTCCAGCGCAAGAACATTCACATTCACTTGCCCGAAGGCGCGGTGCCGAAGGATGGACCAAGCGCTGGCGTAGGCATGGTCACGTCGATCATCTCAACACTCAGCGGTATCGCCGTGCGGCCCGATGTCGCGATGACCGGTGAGGTTACGCTGCGCGGCCGGGTGCTGCCCATTGGCGGCCTGAAGGAGAAGCTGCTCGCAGCGCGCCGCGGCGGTATCAAGACGGTCCTCATTCCCGAAGAGAATGTGAAGGATCTCGCCGAGATTGCGGACAATGTGACCGCTGGACTTGAAATCGTGCCGGTATCGCATGTGGATCAGGTTCTCGAACGGGCGCTCACTTCGCCGCCGGTCGCGATTGAGTGGACCGAGGCTGATGATCTGGCGAGCCAGCCTGCACCGGCCAGC